A single region of the Lonchura striata isolate bLonStr1 chromosome 19, bLonStr1.mat, whole genome shotgun sequence genome encodes:
- the LOC110474898 gene encoding myosin heavy chain, skeletal muscle, adult, with translation MASGDAEMAVFGEAAPYLRKSEKERIAAQNKPFDAKSSVFVAHPKESFVKGTIQSRELGKVTVKTEGGETLTVKEDQVFSMNPPKYDKIEDMAMMTHLHEPAVLYNLKERYAAWMIYTYSGLFCVTVNPYKWLPVYNPEVVLAYRGKKRQEAPPHIFSISDNAYQSMLTDRENQSILITGESGAGKTVNTKRVIQYFATIAASGEKKKEEHASGKMQGTLEDQIISANPLLEAFGNAKTVRNDNSSRFGKFIRIHFGATGKLASADIETYLLEKSRVTFQLKAERSYHIFYQIMSNKKPELIDMLLITTNPYDFHFVSQGEITVPSIDDQEELMATDSAIDILGFSADEKTAIYKLTGAVMHYGNLKFKQKQREEQAEPDGTEVADKAAYLMGLNSADLLKALCYPRVKVGNEYVTKGQTVQQVNNSVGALAKAVYEKMFLWMVVRINQQLDTKQPRQYFIGVLDIAGFEIFDYNSFEQLCINFTNEKLQQFFNHHMFVLEQEEYKKEGIEWTFIDFGMDLAACIELIEKPMGIFSILEEECMFPKATDTSFKNKLYDQHLGKSNNFQKPKPAKGKAEAHFSLVHYAGTVDYNISGWLEKNKDPLNETVIGLYQKSSVKTLALLFANYGGADAETGGGKKGGKKKGSSFQTVSALFRENLNKLMTNLRSTHPHFVRCIIPNETKTPGAMEHELVLHQLRCNGVLEGIRICRKGFPSRVLYADFKQRYKVLNASAIPEGQFIDSKKASEKLLGSIDVDHTQYKFGHTKVFFKAGLLGLLEEMRDEKLAQLITRTQARCRGFLMRVEYQRMVERRESIFCIQYNIRAFMNVKHWPWMKLFFKIKPLLKSAESEKEMANMKQEFEKTKEELAKSEAKRKELEEKMVKLVQEKNDLQLQVQAEADSLADAEERCDQLIKNKIQLEAKIKELTERAEDEEEINAELTAKKRKLEDECSELKKDIDDLELTLAKVEKEKHATENKVKNLTEEMAALDETIAKLTKEKKALQEAHQQTLDDLQAEEDKVNTLSKAKTKLEQQVDDLEGSLEQEKKLRVDLERAKRKLEGDLKLAQDSIMDLENDKQQLDEKLKKKDFEISQIQSNIEDEQALGVQLQKKIKELQARIEELEEEIEAERTSRAKAEKHRADLSRELEEISERLEEAGGATAAQVEMNKKREAEFQKMRRDLEEATLQHEATAAALRKKHADSTAELGEQIDNLQRVKQKLEKEKSELKMEIDDLASNMESVSKAKANLEKMCRTLEDQLSEIKSKDEEHQRMINDLNAQRARLQTESGEYSRQVEEKDGLISQLSRSKQAFTQQIEELKRHLEEEIKAKNALAHALQSARHDCDLLREQYEEEQEAKGELQRALSKANSEVAQWRTKYETDAIQRTEELEEAKKKLAQRLQDAEEQVEAVNAKCASLEKTKQRLQNEVEDLMIDVEKSNAACAALDKKQKNFDKILAEWKQKYEETQAELEASQKESRSLSTELFKMKNAYEESLDHLETMKRENKNLQQEISDLTEQIAEGGKAIHELEKVKKQIEQEKSEIQAALEEAEASLEHEEGKILRLQLELNQVKAEIDRKIAEKDEEIDQMKRNHIRVVESLQSSLDAEIRSRNEALRLKKKMEGDLNEMEIQLSHANRVAAEAQKNLRNTQAVLKDTQIHLDDALRSKDDLKEQVAMVERRANLLQAEIEELRAALEQTERSRKVAEQELLDASERVQLLHSQNTSLINTKKKLETDIAQIQGEMEDTIQEARNAEEKAKKAITDAAMMAEELKKEQDTSAHLERMKKNLDQTVKDLQHRLDEAEQLALKGGKKQIQKLEARVRELEGEVDAEQKRSAEAVKGVRKYERRVKELTYQSEEDRKNVLRLQDLVDKLQMKVKSYKRQSEEAEELSNVNLSKFRKIQHELEEAEERADIAESQVNKLRAKSREFHGRIEEEE, from the exons ATGGCCTCTGGAGACGCTGAGATGGCTGTTTTTGGGGAGGCGGCTCCTTATCTCCGAAAATCAGAAAAGGAGAGAATTGCAGCTCAGAACAAACCTTTTGATGCCAAGTCATCAGTCTTTGTGGCTCATCCCAAAGAATCCTTTGTGAAAGGGACAATCCAGAGCAGGGAACTGGGCAAAGTCACTGTCAAGACTGAAGGGGGAGAG ACCCTGACTGTGAAGGAAGACCAAGTCTTCTCCATGAACCCTCCCAAGTATGACAAAATCGAGGACATGGCCATGATGACCCACCTCCACGAACCCGCCGTGCTGTACAACCTCAAAGAGCGTTACGCAGCCTGGATGATCTAC ACCTACTCGGGTCTCTTCTGCGTCACCGTCAACCCCTACAAGTGGCTGCCGGTGTATAACCCCGAGGTGGTGTTGGCCTACCGAGGCAAGAAGCGCCAGGAGGCCCCTCCACACATCTTCTCCATCTCTGACAACGCCTATCAGTCCATGCTGACTG ATCGGGAGAACCAGTCCATCCTGATCAC CGGAGAATCCGGGGCCGGGAAGACTGTGAACACCAAGCGTGTCATCCAGTACTTTGCAACAATTGCAGCCAGtggagagaagaagaaggaggaacaTGCATCAGGCAAAATGCAG GGAACGCTTGAGGATCAAATCATCAGCGCCAACCCACTGCTGGAGGCCTTTGGAAACGCCAAGACCGTGAGGAACGACAACTCCTCACGCTTT gGTAAATTCATCAGAATCCATTTTGGTGCCACAGGCAAACTGGCTTCTGCTGACATTGAAACAT ATCTGCTGGAGAAGTCCAGAGTCACTTTCCAGCTCAAGGCGGAAAGGAGCTACCACATCTTTTATCAGATCATGTCCAACAAGAAGCCAGAGCTAATTG ACATGCTCCTCATTACTACCAACCCTTATGATTTCCACTTTGTGAGTCAAGGTGAGATCACAGTTCCCAGCATTGATGACCAGGAGGAGCtgatggccacagat AGTGCCATTGACATCCTGGGCTTCAGTGCTGATGAGAAAACAGCCATCTACAAGCTGACAGGGGCTGTCATGCACTATGGGAACTTGAAGTTCAAGCAGAAACAACgagaggagcaggcagagcctgatGGCACAGAAG TTGCTGACAAGGCTGCCTACCTGATGGGTCTGAACTCAGCAGACCTGCTCAAGGCCCTCTGCTACCCCCGCGTCAAAGTGGGGAATGAATACGTGACCAAGGGCCAAACTGTGCAGCAG GTGAACAATTCAGTGGGTGCCCTGGCAAAGGCTGTCTATGAGAAGATGTTCCTGTGGATGGTTGTTCGCATCAACCAGCAGCTGGACACAAAGCAGCCCAGGCAGTACTTCATTGGTGTCCTGGACATTGCTGGCTTTGAGATCTTTGAT TACAACAGCTTTGAGCAGCTGTGCATCAACTTCACCAATGAGAAACTGCAACAGTTCTTCAACCACCACATGTtcgtgctggagcaggaggagtaCAAGAAGGAGGGAATTGAATGGACATTCATTGATTTTGGGATGGACCTGGCTGCCTGCATTGAGCTCATTGAGAAG CCCATGGGCATTTTCTCCATCCTGGAAGAGGAGTGCATGTTCCCCAAGGCAACTGACACCTCTTTCAAGAACAAGCTCTATGACCAGCACCTGGGCAAGTCCAACAACTTCCAGAAGCCCAAACCTGCCAAAGGCAAGGCTGAGGCTCACTTTTCCCTGGTGCACTACGCTGGCACAGTGGACTACAACATCTCTGGCTGGCTGGAGAAGAACAAGGACCCTCTGAATGAAACTGTCATTGGGCTGTACCAGAAATCATCTGTGAAGACCTTGGCTTTACTCTTTGCCAACTATGGTGGAGCAGATGCAG AGACTGGTGGTGGCaagaagggaggaaagaagaAGGGTTCTTCCTTCCAGACTGTCTCAGCTCTTTTCCGG GAGAATCTCAACAAGCTGATGACCAATCTGCGGAGCACTCACCCCCATTTTGTGCGCTGTATCATCCCCAATGAGACTAAAACACCTG GTGCCATGGAGCACGAGCTGGTGCTGCACCAGCTGCGCTGTAACGGCGTGCTGGAAGGGATCAGGATTTGCAGGAAAGGGTTCCCCAGCAGAGTCCTCTATGCTGACTTCAAACAGAG ATACAAGGTGCTTAATGCCAGTGCCATCCCTGAGGGACAGTTCATCGATAGCAAGAAGGCTTCTGAGAAGCTCCTTGGGTCAATCGATGTGGACCACACCCAGTACAAATTTGGACACACCAAG GTGTTCTTCAAAGCTGGGCTGCTGGGACTCCTGGAGGAGATGAGGGATGAGAAGTTGGCACAGCTCATCACCCGCACCCAGGCCAGGTGCAGAGGCTTCTTGATGAGGGTGGAGTACCAGAGAATGGTGGAGCGGAG GGAATCCATCTTCTGCATCCAGTACAACATTCGTGCATTCATGAATGTCAAACACTGGCCATGGATGAAGCTGTTCTTCAAGATCAAGCCCTTGCTGAAGAGTGCAGAGTCTGAGAAGGAGATGGCCAATATGAAACAGGAGTTTGAGAAAACCAAGGAGGAGCTTGCAAAGTCTGAAGCAAAGCGGAAAGAGCTTGAGGAGAAAATGGTGAAACtggtgcaggaaaaaaatgaccTGCAGCTCCAAGTGCAGGCT GAAGCAGATAGCTTGGCTGATGCTGAGGAAAGGTGTGACCAGCTCATCAAAAACAAAATCCAGCTGGAAGCCAAAATTAAGGAGTTGACGGAAAGGGCTGAGgatgaagaagaaattaatgcTGAGCTGACAGCCAAGAAGAGGAAGCTGGAGGATGAGTGTTCAGAGCTGAAGAAAGATATTGATGACCTTGAGCTAACACTGGCCAAggtggagaaggaaaaacacGCCACCGAAAACAAG GTGAAAAACCTGACTGAGGAGATGGCAGCCTTGGACGAGACCATTGCCAAGCtgacaaaagagaagaaagcccTCCAAGAGGCCCATCAGCAGACCCTGGATGACCTGCAGGCAGAGGAAGACAAAGTCAATACTCTGAGCAAGGCCAAGACCAAGCTGGAACAGCAAGTGGATGAT CTGGAAGGGTCTCTGGAGCAAGAGAAGAAATTGCGTGTGGACCTGGAGAGAGCTAAGAGGAAGCTGGAAGGAGACCTGAAGCTGGCCCAGGACAGCATCATGGATTTGGAGAATGATAAGCAGCAGCTGGATGAGAAACTGAAGAA GAAAGACTTTGAAATCAGCCAGATCCAGAGCAACATTGAGGATGAACaagccctgggtgtgcaacttCAGAAGAAGATCAAGGAGCTGCAG GCCCGTattgaggagctggaggaggaaattGAGGCAGAGCGAACCTCTCGTGCCAAAGCAGAGAAGCATCGCGCTGACCTGTccagggagctggaggagatcaGCGAGCGCCTGGAAGAAGCTGGaggggccacagcagctcaggtgGAGATGAACAAGAAGCGTGAGGCAGAATTCCAGAAGATGCGCCGTGACCTGGAAGAGGCCACGCTGCAGCACGAAGCCACGGCTGCCGCCCTGCGCAAGAAGCACGCggacagcacagctgagctgggcgAGCAGATCGACAACCTGCAACGCGTGAAGcagaagctggagaaggagaagagtgaGCTGAAGATGGAGATTGACGACTTGGCTAGCAACATGGAGTCCGTCTCCAAAGCCAAG GCAAACCTGGAGAAGATGTGCCGCACACTGGAAGATCAACTGAGTGAGATTAAGAGCAAGGATGAGGAGCATCAGCGCATGATCAATGACCTCAATGCTCAAAGAGCTCGTCTGCAGACAGAGTCAG GTGAATATTCACGTCAGGTGGAAGAAAAAGATGGTTTGATATCCCAGTTATCCAGAAGCAAACAGGCATTCACTCAACAGATTGAGGAACTAAAGAGACATTTAGAGGAAGAAATAAAG GCCAAGAACGCCCTGGCCCACGCCCTGCAGTCCGCTCGCCACGACTGTGACTTGCTCCGGGAACAAtatgaggaggagcaggaggccaAGGGGGAGCTGCAGCGAGCCCTGTCCAAGGCCAACAGCGAAGTGGCCCAGTGGAGAACCAAATACGAGACGGACGCGATTCAGCGCACGGAGGAGCTCGAGGAGGCCAA AAAGAAGCTCGCACAGCGCCTGCAGGATGCAGAGGAACAGGTTGAGGCTGTCAATGCCAAATGTGCCTCCCTGGAAAAGACaaagcagaggctgcagaaTGAAGTGGAGGATCTGATGATTGATGTGGAGAAATCCaatgctgcctgtgctgctctggataAGAAGCAGAAGAACTTTGACAAG ATCCTGGCAGAATGGAAGCAGAAGTATGAGGAAAcgcaggctgagctggaggcCTCGCAGAAGGAGTCGCGCTCTCTCAGCACGGAGCTGTTCAAGATGAAGAATGCCTATGAGGAGTCCTTGGACCACCTGGAAACAATGAAGCGGGAGAACAAGAACTTGCAGC AGGAGATTTCCGACCTCACGGAGCAGATTGCGGAGGGAGGAAAGGCAATTCATGAGCTGGAGAAAGTCAAGAAGCAGATAGAGCAGGAGAAATCTGAAATTCAGGCTGCTCTGGAGGAAGCTGAG GCCTCCCTGGAACATGAGGAGGGGAAGATCCTGCGCCTGCAGCTTGAGCTCAACCAGGTGAAGGCTGAGATTGACAGGAAGATAGCAGAGAAAGATGAGGAGATTGACCAGATGAAGAGGAACCACATCCGAGTTGTGGAGTCCTTGCAGAGCAGCTTGGATGCTGAGATCAGGAGCAGGAATGAAGCCCTGAGGCTGAAGAAGAAGATGGAGGGAGACCTGAATGAAATGGAGATCCAGCTGAGCCATGCCAACCGTGTGGCTGCAGAGGCACAGAAGAACCTGAGAAACACGCAGGCTGTGCTCAAG GACACACAGATCCATCTGGATGATGCTCTCAGATCAAAGGATGACCTGAAGGAGCAGGTGGCCATGGTGGAGCGTAGAGCAAACCTGCTGCAGGCTGAAATTGAGGAGCTCCgggcagccctggagcagaCGGAGCGGTCGAGGAAAGTGGCTGAGCAGGAGCTCCTGGATGCCAGTGAGCGTGTCCAGCTCCTCCATAGCCAG AACACCAGCCTGATCAATACCAAGAAGAAGCTGGAAACGGACATTGCCCAGATCCAGGGTGAAATGGAGGATACCATCCAGGAAGCCCGCAATGCTGAGGAGAAGGCCAAGAAGGCCATCACTGAT GCGGCCATGATGGCAGAAGAGCTGAAGAAGGAGCAGGACACCAGTGCCCACCTGGAGAGGATGAAGAAGAACCTGGACCAGACGGTGAAGGACCTGCAGCACCGTCTGGATGAGGCTGAGCAGTTGGCACTGAAGGGAGGGAAGAAACAGATCCAGAAGCTGGAGGCCAGG GTGCGGGAGCTGGAAGGGGAGGTTGATGCTGAGCAGAAGCGCAGCGCTGAAGCCGTGAAGGGCGTGCGCAAGTACGAGCGGAGGGTGAAGGAACTCACCTACCAG TCTGAGGAAGACAGGAAGAATGTCCTCAGGCTGCAGGATCTGGTGGACAAGCTGCAAATGAAAGTGAAATCCTACAAGAGACAATCTGAGGAGGCT GAGGAGCTGTCCAATGTCAACCTCTCCAAGTTCCGCAAGATCCAGCACGAGCTGGAGGAAGCCGAGGAGCGGGCTGACATTGCAGAGTCACAGGTCAACAAGCTCCGAGCCAAGAGCCGGGAGTTCCATGGGAGGATAGAAGAGGAAGAGTGA